The following proteins come from a genomic window of Diceros bicornis minor isolate mBicDic1 chromosome 4, mDicBic1.mat.cur, whole genome shotgun sequence:
- the CNN3 gene encoding calponin-3 — translation MTHFNKGPSYGLSAEVKNKIASKYDHQAEEDLRNWIEEVTGMSIGTNFQLGLKDGIILCELINKLQPGSVKKVNESSLNWPQLENIGNFIKAIQAYGMKPHDIFEANDLFENGNMTQVQTTLVALAGLAKTKGFHTTIDVGVKYAEKQTRRFDEGKLKAGQSVIGLQMGTNKCASQAGMTAYGTRRHLYDPKMQTDKPFDQTTISLQMGTNKGASQAGMSAPGTRRDIYDQKLTLQPVDNSTISLQMGTNKVASQKGMSVYGLGRQVYDPKYCAAPTEPVIHNGSQGTGTNGSEISDSDYQAEYPDEYHGEYQDDYPRDYQYGDQGIDY, via the exons ATTGCTTCCAAGTATGACCACCAGGCAGAAGAAGATCTTCGCAATTGGATAGAAGAGGTGACAGGCATGAGCATTGGCACCAACTTTCAGCTGGGCTTAAAGGATGGCATAATCCTCTGCGA ACTCATAAACAAGCTACAGCCAGGCTCAGTGAAGAAGGTCAACGAGTCCTCGTTAAACTGGCCTCAG ttggaGAATATTGGCAACTTTATTAAAGCTATTCAGGCTTATGGTATGAAGCCACATGACATATTTGAAGCAAATGATCTTTTTGAGAATGGAAACATGACCCAGGTCCAGACTACACTGGTGGCTCTAGCAGGTCTG GCTAAAACAAAAGGATTCCATACAACCATTGACGTTGGAGTTAAGtatgcagaaaaacaaacaagacgTTTTGATGAAGGAAAATTAAAAGCTGGCCAAAGTGTAATTGGTTTGCAG atGGGAACCAACAAATGCGCCAGCCAAGCAGGTATGACAGCCTATGGGACTAGGAGGCATCTTTATGATCCCAAAATGCAAACTGACAAACCTTTTGACCAGACGACGATTAGTCTGCAGATGGGCACCAACAAAGGAGCCAGCCAG GCGGGGATGTCAGCACCGGGTACCAGGAGAGACATTTACGATCAGAAGCTAACATTACAACCAGTGGACAACTCGACAATTTCTCTACAGATGGGTACCAACAAAGTCGCTTCCCAGAAAGGAATGAGTGTGTATGGGCTGGGGCGGCAAGTATATGATCCCAAATACTGTGCTGCTCCCACAGAACCTGTCATTCATAATGGAAGCCAAGGAACAGGAACAAATGGGTCAGAAATCAGTGATAGCGATTATCAGGCAGAATACCCAGATGAGTATCACGGCGAGTACCAAGATGACTACCCCAGAGATTACCAATATGGCGACCAAGGCATTGATTATTAG